The Planctellipticum variicoloris DNA window CTCGAAGTTCCGCAACAGCAGCTCGTAAGTCTTGACGTCGTAGCCTTCCGGCTTCGGCCAGGCGACGCGGTTCGCGGCAACGTCGGTCGTACACATCCGATAGTTATACGCCTGCAACCGGTGATCGCCGTCGCCGTCGTTCCCCGGCGGCTCAGACTGCACCAGCGGCAGCAGCCCGCTCGCAGGATCGCCGGGCGTTACGTAAGGATCGACGTTCTTCGTGAACTGGTGCTTAGTCGCATGGGCGACCTGAATGCCGTTGATGGTTTCGCCGTAGACGCTGTTCGCCTCGCGACCGACGTGATACTTCACGCCTGCGGCGGCCATCAGATCCCCTTCGTAGGTGGCGTCGACAAACATCCGCCCGCGGAACGTCCTGCCGGACTCCATCGTAATTGAGCCGATCCGCCCCGCGACTTTCCTCACGCCGCTGCGTCGATTGAGACGTTCGCCGGTCACCACGACAACACCGTGTTCCCGAATCCAGTCGTGATAGACCTGGTCCGCCACGTGCGGCTCGAAGGTCCACATTTCCTTCTCGCCGGGCGCCTTTCGCTTTCCCTGGTATGCGTCGCGTTGTTCGTGTTTCCAGGCCGAGTCGGCGGCGTAGTAGCGACCAAGCCGCTGATAGAACTCGCGCGACAGTCCGCCGATGACGGCCTTGTTGCCGATGTCGGTCGCACCGAGGCCGCCGGAGGTCAATCCGCCCAGATGCTGAGACGGCTCGACGATCACCGTCGACTTGCCCATCTTTTTCGCCTGGACGGCGGCGGCAATTCCGCCCGACGTGCCGCCGTAGACGACGACATCGTACGTCGGTTCCTGGGCGTCGGCCGCAGAGAATCCCCCCAGGCCCAGCACCAGACCAGCCAGCCATAGTCGCAACATTGCAGACACCTCCCGGAAGAACGACGAATTCCAGGCTTCGTGATAGCTTCCGGGGCGATGGGCTGCAACTCAGTTCGCAACCTGCGCCTCGGTCGCGTTAATCAGAGCCTTGTGCAGTCCGCAGCCGGGAACAGCTTCGACGACTTCCCCGGGTTCTGCAAGCAGGCCGGGCAGGAGCACGTTTCCCGGCGCCGGCAGGCGGTTGTCGTGGACGAGCCAGCCGGCCTGGCCGACAAAGTACGTATGGAAGTCATCGACCACCAGGTTATAGGCTGGAGCGTCTCCCGCGGGAGCAACCAGATCCAGCGGAAACGACCCACCCATCTGGTGCAGCGGAATGCCCGGCGAAACCTGCTTCGCCATGATCCAGCCGGCGCCCGTCCGCCAGAATCGATGGCCCAGCGTCGTCGTCACCGAATCGCCCCCCGCCGTCAGCGTCAGCACCGGACTCGGCGGTCGGATCGTCGTGAATGTGACGATTTTGTACGCCAGTTCGCCCGTGTCGGGATCCTGCGACAGGACCTCGTCGCCGGCATGAATCTGCTCCACGGGAACAAGGCCCTGGCGGGTCCAGACCGGCGTTCCGGCGATGAAGCAACTGGGGATGGCCGAACGGACTTCGCAAGCCCGGACTCCCCAGACGCTGCGGCGCGTCAGGCGCACTCCACGGCGCGAAGACTGCATCAGCGAATTACATTCTCGCCACCAGTCCCACCATGAAGCCACTTTGCGTCCCGGATTCTGACCGGTCACCGCTTCGAGCGCTTCGAACGAGCGCAGATTCACCTGCTCGCGCAGCAGATTCACGCTGTCGACGAGGGCTCGTGCCGCCGTTTCCCGGGCCGCCAGACTTTCGGCCGCGTGCGACTCCGCTTCGAGGCGGAGATTCGCGTTGATGGACGGCAGCATCCGCTGCAGGATCTGCAGATCCTGTTCGTTGTTCTTGCCGTCATGATTGAGGTCGATCTTGTGGGCTCGAATGCGATAGACATGCCCGCGCACCGGCCGAATCTGGATGGATTGCACATCCTGATGAATGATGTCGTGATCAACCCGGCGATCTCGGAAGGCGATCTGGTCGGCTGCCTGGTAAACTGATCCGGCGTCACGTTCGGTGCGCTGGATCTGAATCTGCAGAGGCAGATGTAGCAGCGGGAGCAGCATCCCCGCGGCGCCGACAGAGTCTCGTTCTTTCAGCGACGCCAGAGCCCTGTTGCGGACGTCTGCCGACATGGCAAAGATCGACACGTCTGCCAGAGCACGGCTCGCGGCTGGCTCCGGAACGCGCTCGATCAGTTCGATCACGGTCGCGGCAAATCGGGGTTCTCCGGACTGCACGGCGGCCTGGGCGAGAATCGGCCCCGCAGCGGCAGTCGCATCGGGTCCGGATTCGTCAACAAATGTCGAAAGTTCCGCGGAATTGTTGCTCTGCACAAGCTTCTGAAGGCGAGCGAGGTGAGACTTCCAGCGAGTCGTCGTCAGACTCGCCTCTTTTTCTTCCTGGCGGCGCTGAAGGACCTCATCGCGAGTCCACAGCAGTCCGTCCTCCCGCACCAGATCGAGAGACTTGATCGCCTCTTTGTTCGACGCATTGGCTTCCAGGACGCGACTCCAGTGAAATCGAGACTGGGCATCCAGGTGATTCCGCCGGCACCAGCGCGCGAGCGCTGCGTCGACTTTCGGGGACAGGATCGGCTCGCGAAACGTCTCCCAGACCTCAGCGAGAGTGGAGGCGATCGCAGCATCCAGCCAGCCCACGTCCGTAGAAAACGGTTCTGACCAGTCGGCAAGTTCTCCAGCATGCACCTGCCATGCGGCGCCGGAGCGAATCACCAGGACACGATCATCGCCAAACGTGACTCCGCCCCAGGCGATCAGCCCGGTCGGCCCATCGGCATCTTCGACGTGAATGGCCAGCGTGTTGTCACCCGATTTCAGCAGGCCGGCAACCGAGTGAACTCCAACTTGTCCGGGCGCCGGGCTGGTCTTCAGACGGTTCCCGTTGACGGCGAGCGACAGCGGGCGAAGCGCGACCACGCGGATTTCGGCGGCATGAGGCTTGCCGGTCAGCGCAATCCGCAGGCGAAAGGTTCTCGGTCCGGGGCCGTTTCCGGAAGACCAGATAACCTCTGGCGTGCTGACATATTCATCACGAATCTGACTGTAAGCCTGCCAGACCTGGCCTGGAATCGCAGTCATCTCCCGCGCGGACTGCCACGTCGCCTGACCGGGCAGACGCACTTTCCCCAGTTGCCACTGGGCGGGTCCGTACTCCGGGTCCAGCGCAGCGGCGCCTTCCAGCCTTTGCCGCCGAAGCTGGTTGTCCCCCGCCAGTTCGGCCCTGAGCGCCTGTCGGACCAGTTCATACGCTGATTCCGCCGACGGCTCCGCCGCCGTACTCGGCGAGACCATCGGCAGCAGGCTGCAGAACCAGCCCGCCAGGAGCCCTCGCGCCGCCACAGAGAATGTCATGATGCCTCTCCGTCAGAAGTGTGCGCACCTTGATGACGGTCCGGCGGCGCGCGAATGCGACCAAGAGAGTCCGCCAGACAGGTCAGTCGCAACTCTGCAGAGGGCCCTCAATCCAGAGCGGCCGACCTGCTCAAAAGTATCCGCAAGCAGTCCACAGAATTGCAAGAAGATTTTCGCTCAGTCGTCGGAACTCCGCGCCTCGGCAATCCCGATTCAGCTCTCGCGTCGTCCGGCAGGCGTGGTGTCCAGGAACTGGCGGATCCGCGGAATGAGCTGCGGCCCGGCGTCTTCCAGGACGTAGTGACCGCAGTCCGGGAACCGGTGCAGTTCGGCTCGGGGAAACCGAACCAGCCACTCCTGCAGGAAGTGGTCGTCAAAGACGAAATCCTTCTCTCCCCAGCCGATCAGCATCGGGTGGTGGTCGAGCTTGTGCAGTCCAGCGGCGGTCTCCGCCACCACCGGCATGCTGCGATCGCCCGGCTCCAGGGGGATATCCTGCACGAAGCGATGCACGGCGATCCGATGCGCCCAAGAATCGTACGGCGCGCAATAGGCCCGTCCGACGTCCTGCGGCATCGGCGCCCGCGTCACGCACGATCGCACCGCTCCCAAGCTGAAGGCGCTGAGGCCGCGAACCAGCAGGGCGCCCAGCAGCGGCGTGCGCGCCAACTGCAACTGCCACGGCACGGGCTTGGTCTTCGGCAGCGGAAATGCGCCTGTATTGAGCACCACCAGCCGGGCAATCCGCTCGGGATGCTGCACGGCCCACGCGCAGCCGATCATGCCGCCCCAGTCGTGCACGACCAGGTTGATCGGTTCGGTCAGGTTGAGGCCGGCGATCCAGGCGTCGAAGTCCGCGACCCGCCGGGCCAGCGTGTATTCGTAGTCGCGATCGGACGGCTTATCTGACAGGCCGCAGCCGATGTGATCGAGCGCCAGACACCGATAATGGTCGGAAAGGGCGGGAATCAGGTTCCGCCAGTAGTAGGTCCAGTTCGGATTGCCGTGGACCATCACGACCGGCGCGCCGCGACCTTCGTCCAGATAATGCAGCCGATGTCCGCCGATCTCGGCGAAGTGCGACGCAAACGAGTAGTCGGGCCAGGTCGGAGAAGTCGAAGACATGACGCTCTGGAAGACGAAGGAGGGGCACAGGCCAAGGGGAGGCTCGCAGCCTCTCCAACCGTCGGCTTGAAGAGTGTAACGCATCCTCCGATCGCGGTCCGCCGTCAGAGGTCAGAATGTCGGGGGAAGGCCGAGTGTTCAGAGACAAGTGCCAAGTGGTGGAACATCCCGCGGAATCGAGCATCATGCAAAGTTCCGTCTCTGCGATCCCCGAAACCCGGCGCCCGATACCCGACTCAAGGAGGCCTGCCCCGGTCCATCAGGACAGCCTCCGCGTCGGCGTCACTGCATTCCAATCCCTCGGCAGTGAGTGCAAGCACCTGCAAATGCGACGAAATCTGCTGATGAGTCGAGTGTCGAGAGACTAGAGTCGAGAGCCGGAAGGGGAAACTCCGCCAACGCCCCTCTTCTCTGCGATACCCGATGCCCGATACTCGTTATTCAAACAGCGACTGCTGGAGAGAAGTGGCGTCCATGCCCACAGACCATCCCTGAGACCAATTGAGAGAGCTGATGGGGAATCGGCTGGAAGGTTCCGAGTGAGTCTGCGCTTCTCTCCGGCAGTACGCCGGCAGGCGGGGAGGGGGGACTTCCCCGACCTGCACCGTAACAACGCTTCTTAATCGCGGGATTTCGTCGCTGACTGTGGGATTTTTGCCCGCGTTCCGTCGAGTCTTTCGAGCGACAGGCCACTCCCGATCCTTCAGGAGTTCTTCCGGACGTCAGGCGCTGAGATCCTTGAACAGCGTCCCGAAGCCCGGCATCTCTTCGCGGAGCGTTTCCATCCAGGCGCGGGGATTCCAGATCTCCACGCAGATCACCGCTCCGACCACCACCACGTCCTGATTCACCTGAATATCCAGAAACTCCCGGAAGCCTTCCGGGAGCAGCAACCGGGAGCGGTTCGCCAGCCGCACGGTCTGAGACCGCGTCGACAGCAACCGACCCAACTGCTGAACTTCGCCCCACCGCTGATCCATCCGGCCGGCGGCGATTTTCTGACGAATCAGAGAAACCCCCTCGTCGATCCGTTTCTGCCACTCGGCCGCCCGCCACAGGCTCAGGCAGCCGAAGCGTTCCTTCGCGACAATCGTATCACCCGTCTCGTCGGTCACGGCCTGCGCCATCTCCGGCGGGAGGCTGATGCGAAAACGGTCGTCGACCGTTCGCCTCAGTTCGCCGGTGATGAAAGATTCCACAGGTGCCATGGCGTCCGCGGGGGTTCGAGAGAGCCGGCCGACGCATCCAAGCTAATGGGCAGAAAACCCACAGTCAATCAAGTTTTCAAAGAGCGTTTGGGCGTGAAACCCACAACGGAGGCAAAGCATACTGGCGGCTGTGGCGGGAATCCATCAGAAAAGCTCCGGTTTTTCCGATTTTGTCAGAAATGCCGTTTGCGCCTGCAGTTGCGACTTTTCCAGGTGCGTCAGTCCTGCGGGCCGGCTGCTGCCGCGAGGAATGAGACCGGGGCGTGAAACGGGCAGTCCCGTTGCCCGGTCTGGGCAGGAATCCCACACCCGAGCGGATGGGCCGAGGCCGCGCGAACCTGGGTCTGAACAGCGGCAGCCTGCACCGAAATGGAGGTCACTACGACTGGTCAACAGACGGTGAGGCGACCAGCGCAGTTCGGCAGAGGTTCGGAGCGGCGGAGGCCGACAGGAGCCGGCTCTGCACGCCCGCGGCGGCGAATTCAGGCCAGGCCGGATGCGGTGGTATGCCGCAGTTTTTCCCGAGCGCGCGTCAGCGTGGGGCCGATCGAATTCTCCGGCACCCCGAGGCGGCTGCTGATCTCGCGATAACTCTGGCCTTCCAGGTGATAGCGCCGCACGACTTCCGCGTCCAGCGGCGGCAGTCCGCTCAGCATCCGCTCCACCAGTTCCTGATTCTCGATCCTGCCGTTCTCGACCGGGGCGGCAGCCTGATCGATCGCAGATCCATGCGATTTGACGTGCCCGAGGGCCTCGGCCATCCGTCGACGGGACATTTCCCGCACGACGACACGCCGGGTCACAACCGTCAGATAAGTCGCCAGCGCCGACTCTCCGCGAAAGTTTCGCAGCACGGCACAATCATTCGCGACGAGCGCCAGCATCACTTCGGAACTGAGATCGTCGATGTCGTCGGCCGTCACCCGCACGCTACGGGCCTGGGCGGTGTGCTGAATGACATGCACGAAGAGCCCGGCGTACCGCTCGACGAAGTCTCTCCACGCGCCGGATTCGGAAGTCAGGCAGCGTTTGAGGAGAACTCGATCGACATCGGTCAGCGGCACGGTGATTCTCCAGCGTCAGGCGGATCCCTCCACGGACAACGGGCGACCTCCCGGGCCGGTTCACAATCCGACACGAATGCCGAACCTCGTTCTCCGCCGGGGACTCTGCACCTGCATGGGCAGAAAATGCCGATCCCGAAGCACCTGTCCAAGTTTAGGGGACGTCTTCCCGAGCGACAAGACGCGTTTTCCCGGCTGGAGGTTCCCGAAACTGCATTTCCGCGGTGGAACCGACGATAATGGCTGCGCAGCCGGCAGATCCGTTTCTTGACGCATCTTCTGCCCCCGACTAGGATTCGCGGGTCTGCGGGCCTAGAATCCGGTTGACCGGAACACCCAAATTCTTGCGGCGCTGGCGGGGGGCCGCGGGCGCCGGATTGTCGAGGAATCAGAATGACGCATATCGTTGCGGAGCCATGCTTTAACTGCAAATACACCGACTGCGTGGTGGTCTGCCCGGTCGAATGTTTCTACGAGGGAGAGTCGATGCTCTTCATCCATCCGGAGGAGTGCATCGACTGCGAGGCATGCGTCCCGGAATGCCCGCCCCAGGCCATTTTCCACGAGGATAATCTCCCCGAGAAGTGGAAAGATTACATCGCGCTGAACGCGGAGATGTCGCCGCAGTGCCCGAACATCACCGAAAAGAAAGACCCTCTGGGCGGCCCACTGTAGCGGCCCCGCCCGCATCGTCGCTTCCAGTTTTCACAGCCCGTCGGGAACCGACGGGCTGATTTTGTTGGCTGGGGATGTACGGCGAGCTGAAATGACCAATCCACCCCGAACAGGAGTGGCCCTGCAAAGTCCCATGCAAACCGAACACCTCCGCCAGCTCGATCGCCAGCTCGTCTGGCATCCCTTCACCGCCATGTCGGCCTGGGAGGACGAAGACTTTCCCGTCATCGCCGCTGCGGAGGGGTTTCACCTCATCGATACCGACGGTCGCCGGTATCTCGACGGGCACTCTTCCCTCTGGTGTAACGTCCACGGTCATCGCGTGCCGGCGATTGACGCCGCGATCCGCGACCAGCTCGATCGCGTCGCCCACAGCACGCTGCTGGGACTGGCGAACCTCCCCTCCATCGAACTCGCCGGGCAGCTCGTCCAGCGAGCGCCCGCGGGTCTGACGAAGGTTTTCTTCGCCGATTGCGGGGCGGCGGGCGTCGAGGTCGCGCTGAAAATGGCCTGGCAGTACCACCGCCAGAAAGCCTCTCCCGAATCCCGCGACCTGTTCGTCTGCCTGAGCCACGCCTATCACGGAGATACCGTCGGAACCGTGAGCGTGGGGGGGATCGACGAGTTCCACAGCCTCTTCGGCGGACTGCTGTTTCCCACGTTGCGGATTCCGACCCCTGCCACGCCGGGCCTGTCGCTCGATGACTGCCTGCGCCACACCGAAGAAATCCTCACCGCTAACGCCGACCGCATCGCGGGCGTCATCGTGGAACCCCTGGTCCAGGCGGCGGCGGGAATTCTCGTTCACCCGCCGGGTTATCTACGCGGACTCCGGCAACTGACAGAGCGGCTCGGCCTGCTGTTGATCGCCGACGAAATCGCCGTCGGCTTCGGCCGGCTGGGAACGCTCTTCGCCTGCGAGCAGGAAGACGTTCACCCCGACATCCTGATCCTGTCCAAGGGGCTGACCGGCGGCTACCTCCCGCTCGCCGCCACGCTGACCACCGAGGAAATCTACGAAGCCTTCCTGGGCGATCCGTGGGCGGGCCGCACGTTCTATCACGGGCATACCTACACGGGGAACCCGCTCGCCTGCGCCGCGGCCCTGGCCTCGCTGAAGCTCCTGGAAGAGAATGAGGTGCTGCTCAACGCCCGCAAGATCGAACGAGTTCTGGCCGAAGAACTGACGGCAGACGGCTCGGCAGCGTGGATGCGGCATGTCGGGGCCATCCGGCGTCGCGGTACAATGGCCGGCATCGACCTCGCCCTCGATCCTGCCCAACTGACGCCCTTCCCTCCCCAGCGCCGGGCCGGCCATGCAGTCATGCTCGCCTGTCGCGAGCGGGGCGTGATTCTGCGCAACATCGGCGACACGGTCGTGCTCTATCCGGCTCCGGCGATGCCGGTCGGCCTGGTCCGCGAGCTCTGTCAGACTGTCCGCGAAGCGTTGGCCGAGCTGCGGCCCGACGCGTGAACCAAGCGCAATTCTTCAGCCACTGCTCGCTGAGCCGCAGCGCAGCAGAAACGATGAATTCTCCGCGAAGACCTGGCGAGGAGATTGGCCGAAGATAGACATTCGAGTCGCCAGACGTCGATAATTCCGTTGCGTCTCTCTGTTCGCTGCAAGGCTCTTCCGATGTCCGAGATCGTCGACCAGATCAGCACCGTTTTCGCCGAAAAGGGACACCGCCACTACGGCGAGAACGTCTCGGAACTGGAACACGCCCTCCAGACCGCAGCCTTTGCCCGGCAGTTCGGCGAGTCCGACGCCGTCGTCCTGGCCTGCCTGCTCCACGACTACGGCCACCTGCTCCACAACCTGGGCGAGACCGTCGCGAACGACGGAATTGACGCTCAGCACGAAGAACTGGGTGCGGAGCTGCTGCAGGAGAATTTTCCGCCGGAGATCGTCGAGCCGGTCCGGCTGCACGTCGCCGCCAAGCGCTACCTGTGCGGCAAGGATCCCAAGTACCTGGAAGGGCTGTCTCCCTCATCGCAGCTTAGCCTGCAGCTCCAGGGGGGGCCGATGACCGCGGACGAGCTTCGCGAATTCGAATCGCATCCGCACTTCGAGGCGGCCGTCCGAGTGCGCCGTTACGACGATATGGGCAAAGT harbors:
- a CDS encoding polymorphic toxin-type HINT domain-containing protein; protein product: MTFSVAARGLLAGWFCSLLPMVSPSTAAEPSAESAYELVRQALRAELAGDNQLRRQRLEGAAALDPEYGPAQWQLGKVRLPGQATWQSAREMTAIPGQVWQAYSQIRDEYVSTPEVIWSSGNGPGPRTFRLRIALTGKPHAAEIRVVALRPLSLAVNGNRLKTSPAPGQVGVHSVAGLLKSGDNTLAIHVEDADGPTGLIAWGGVTFGDDRVLVIRSGAAWQVHAGELADWSEPFSTDVGWLDAAIASTLAEVWETFREPILSPKVDAALARWCRRNHLDAQSRFHWSRVLEANASNKEAIKSLDLVREDGLLWTRDEVLQRRQEEKEASLTTTRWKSHLARLQKLVQSNNSAELSTFVDESGPDATAAAGPILAQAAVQSGEPRFAATVIELIERVPEPAASRALADVSIFAMSADVRNRALASLKERDSVGAAGMLLPLLHLPLQIQIQRTERDAGSVYQAADQIAFRDRRVDHDIIHQDVQSIQIRPVRGHVYRIRAHKIDLNHDGKNNEQDLQILQRMLPSINANLRLEAESHAAESLAARETAARALVDSVNLLREQVNLRSFEALEAVTGQNPGRKVASWWDWWRECNSLMQSSRRGVRLTRRSVWGVRACEVRSAIPSCFIAGTPVWTRQGLVPVEQIHAGDEVLSQDPDTGELAYKIVTFTTIRPPSPVLTLTAGGDSVTTTLGHRFWRTGAGWIMAKQVSPGIPLHQMGGSFPLDLVAPAGDAPAYNLVVDDFHTYFVGQAGWLVHDNRLPAPGNVLLPGLLAEPGEVVEAVPGCGLHKALINATEAQVAN
- a CDS encoding alpha/beta fold hydrolase produces the protein MSSTSPTWPDYSFASHFAEIGGHRLHYLDEGRGAPVVMVHGNPNWTYYWRNLIPALSDHYRCLALDHIGCGLSDKPSDRDYEYTLARRVADFDAWIAGLNLTEPINLVVHDWGGMIGCAWAVQHPERIARLVVLNTGAFPLPKTKPVPWQLQLARTPLLGALLVRGLSAFSLGAVRSCVTRAPMPQDVGRAYCAPYDSWAHRIAVHRFVQDIPLEPGDRSMPVVAETAAGLHKLDHHPMLIGWGEKDFVFDDHFLQEWLVRFPRAELHRFPDCGHYVLEDAGPQLIPRIRQFLDTTPAGRRES
- a CDS encoding MraZ N-terminal domain-containing protein, which codes for MAPVESFITGELRRTVDDRFRISLPPEMAQAVTDETGDTIVAKERFGCLSLWRAAEWQKRIDEGVSLIRQKIAAGRMDQRWGEVQQLGRLLSTRSQTVRLANRSRLLLPEGFREFLDIQVNQDVVVVGAVICVEIWNPRAWMETLREEMPGFGTLFKDLSA
- a CDS encoding RNA polymerase sigma factor, whose product is MPLTDVDRVLLKRCLTSESGAWRDFVERYAGLFVHVIQHTAQARSVRVTADDIDDLSSEVMLALVANDCAVLRNFRGESALATYLTVVTRRVVVREMSRRRMAEALGHVKSHGSAIDQAAAPVENGRIENQELVERMLSGLPPLDAEVVRRYHLEGQSYREISSRLGVPENSIGPTLTRAREKLRHTTASGLA
- a CDS encoding ferredoxin family protein codes for the protein MTHIVAEPCFNCKYTDCVVVCPVECFYEGESMLFIHPEECIDCEACVPECPPQAIFHEDNLPEKWKDYIALNAEMSPQCPNITEKKDPLGGPL
- the bioA gene encoding adenosylmethionine--8-amino-7-oxononanoate transaminase produces the protein MQTEHLRQLDRQLVWHPFTAMSAWEDEDFPVIAAAEGFHLIDTDGRRYLDGHSSLWCNVHGHRVPAIDAAIRDQLDRVAHSTLLGLANLPSIELAGQLVQRAPAGLTKVFFADCGAAGVEVALKMAWQYHRQKASPESRDLFVCLSHAYHGDTVGTVSVGGIDEFHSLFGGLLFPTLRIPTPATPGLSLDDCLRHTEEILTANADRIAGVIVEPLVQAAAGILVHPPGYLRGLRQLTERLGLLLIADEIAVGFGRLGTLFACEQEDVHPDILILSKGLTGGYLPLAATLTTEEIYEAFLGDPWAGRTFYHGHTYTGNPLACAAALASLKLLEENEVLLNARKIERVLAEELTADGSAAWMRHVGAIRRRGTMAGIDLALDPAQLTPFPPQRRAGHAVMLACRERGVILRNIGDTVVLYPAPAMPVGLVRELCQTVREALAELRPDA
- a CDS encoding phosphonate degradation HD-domain oxygenase, which codes for MSEIVDQISTVFAEKGHRHYGENVSELEHALQTAAFARQFGESDAVVLACLLHDYGHLLHNLGETVANDGIDAQHEELGAELLQENFPPEIVEPVRLHVAAKRYLCGKDPKYLEGLSPSSQLSLQLQGGPMTADELREFESHPHFEAAVRVRRYDDMGKVPGMKTPGLDAYRELIAEFAVL